A stretch of Bacillus solimangrovi DNA encodes these proteins:
- a CDS encoding phosphatase PAP2 family protein, translating to MEINERKSSRGKLPAIFHIGIIILCAVLVIIFLYLSKMIQRTEVSNLDFVIRNVLVLENESIVYKIFEVITWFGSTSGIITLLVIMLFLLIGKYRDYLGSIIFVLMVLLSKLLNDVLKELFQRERPPLNHSLQELDFSFPSGGALIGLVAYGLATYLLLNKRTLLKEKYMIGISGVTFILLIGISRVVLSAHYPTDVMAGHAMGGILLILAIYSYNLLSKIFKRREN from the coding sequence ATGGAAATTAACGAAAGAAAATCATCTAGAGGTAAGCTACCTGCAATTTTTCATATAGGTATTATAATATTGTGCGCTGTATTAGTTATCATTTTTCTTTATCTATCAAAAATGATTCAACGTACAGAGGTAAGTAACTTAGATTTTGTAATAAGAAATGTTCTTGTACTAGAAAATGAATCAATCGTTTATAAAATATTTGAAGTTATTACTTGGTTCGGCTCTACTTCTGGCATAATAACTTTACTCGTAATCATGTTGTTTTTGTTAATCGGAAAATATCGAGATTATTTAGGAAGTATAATCTTTGTGTTGATGGTATTGTTGTCGAAGCTATTAAATGATGTATTGAAAGAATTATTTCAAAGAGAACGCCCTCCATTGAATCATTCATTACAGGAACTGGATTTTAGCTTTCCTAGTGGTGGGGCATTAATTGGTCTTGTAGCATACGGTTTAGCGACATACTTGCTATTAAATAAACGTACACTATTAAAAGAGAAGTATATGATAGGCATAAGCGGAGTAACTTTTATTCTTTTGATTGGTATTAGCCGTGTTGTATTATCTGCTCATTATCCGACAGATGTGATGGCTGGTCATGCAATGGGAGGAATCTTACTCATACTTGCAATATACAGCTACAATTTACTATCAAAGATCTTTAAGAGAAGAGAAAATTAA
- the arsD gene encoding arsenite efflux transporter metallochaperone ArsD, whose translation MKKVEIFDPAMCCSTGVCGPSVDPELTRVASAVHLLESSGIEIKRYQLTNDPDKFADNSTVSSILHEKGTDALPITLVNGEIVQTGSYPTNEDLAKWLNVKLETLQAKPKSKLSINLNSLN comes from the coding sequence ATGAAAAAAGTGGAAATCTTTGACCCAGCAATGTGTTGTTCAACAGGAGTATGTGGTCCGAGTGTAGATCCAGAATTAACAAGAGTGGCTTCTGCTGTGCATTTATTGGAGAGCAGTGGGATTGAAATCAAACGCTATCAATTAACAAATGACCCAGATAAATTCGCTGATAACAGTACAGTAAGTTCTATTTTACATGAAAAAGGAACAGATGCACTTCCAATAACTTTAGTAAATGGTGAAATTGTTCAAACAGGCAGTTATCCAACGAATGAGGATTTAGCTAAATGGTTAAATGTTAAGTTAGAAACTCTACAAGCAAAACCTAAGAGTAAGCTTTCAATTAACTTAAATTCATTGAATTAA
- a CDS encoding TIGR03943 family putative permease subunit: MKFSYQQAIRAVILFAFSAMLFKLHFTGDITKFINPKYVGLSQSASVIFLFLFFIQITRIWSVKEHNHEHCSHEADNCGHDHGNSAFNVKKLISYIIIIIPLLTGLFLPPKVLDSSIAANKGGMAVLTKQTSSEKETNNPATLDTNDDDTQSEVTFEHSAANPSITEAQKEISKEEFDQLIQKLVTTPVIEMNDYVFSSYYQEISKDINRFKGRNIELKGFVYKEDGFDENQLVLSRFLITHCVADASIIGLLSEFKEASSIEQDTWIEAKGVLDITNYNGMELPYIKISEWKKIKTPEEPYLYPISVRIL, from the coding sequence GTGAAATTTTCTTATCAGCAAGCTATAAGAGCAGTGATATTATTTGCATTTTCAGCAATGCTTTTTAAGCTACATTTTACAGGAGACATAACCAAGTTTATCAACCCAAAATATGTCGGTTTAAGTCAGTCTGCTTCAGTCATCTTTTTATTTTTATTTTTTATCCAAATAACAAGAATTTGGAGTGTGAAAGAACATAACCACGAGCATTGCTCTCATGAAGCCGATAACTGTGGACATGACCATGGAAATTCAGCTTTTAATGTTAAGAAGTTAATATCCTATATAATTATCATTATCCCTTTATTAACTGGGCTCTTTCTTCCTCCAAAGGTTCTCGATTCATCTATTGCAGCTAACAAAGGAGGTATGGCGGTTTTAACCAAACAGACATCCTCCGAGAAAGAAACAAATAACCCTGCAACACTAGATACGAATGACGATGATACACAAAGTGAAGTAACATTTGAGCATAGTGCAGCGAACCCTAGTATAACCGAAGCCCAAAAAGAAATTTCCAAGGAAGAATTTGATCAGCTTATACAAAAACTAGTGACGACTCCTGTTATTGAAATGAATGATTATGTTTTTAGCTCCTACTATCAGGAAATCAGTAAAGATATCAATAGATTCAAAGGAAGAAATATTGAATTAAAGGGTTTTGTATACAAAGAGGATGGATTTGATGAAAATCAACTTGTACTTTCAAGATTTCTAATTACTCATTGTGTAGCAGATGCCAGCATCATCGGATTGCTTTCAGAATTCAAGGAAGCTTCTAGTATTGAACAGGACACATGGATTGAAGCCAAAGGAGTGTTGGATATTACGAACTATAATGGAATGGAACTTCCTTACATCAAAATTTCTGAATGGAAAAAAATAAAGACTCCTGAAGAACCTTATCTTTATCCTATCAGTGTAAGAATTTTATAA
- a CDS encoding sigma-70 family RNA polymerase sigma factor, whose product MAIAFRSKKTNKEREDRFLELINKNQEKLYKIAYSYVRNKDDALDIVQETVYKAYISYDKVKKTQYENTWLTKILINVSIDFIKKNKKIVSIDKDYIENISDYSEGNTHAKIVIREALEKLNEKQKTVIILRYFEDMKLEEIASILDSPVSTIKSILYRALNEMNLSLKE is encoded by the coding sequence ATGGCCATTGCTTTTAGAAGTAAAAAAACAAATAAGGAGAGGGAAGATAGATTTCTCGAATTGATAAATAAAAACCAAGAAAAACTGTATAAAATTGCTTATAGCTATGTCAGAAACAAAGATGATGCTTTAGATATCGTACAAGAGACAGTTTATAAGGCTTATATTTCATATGATAAAGTGAAAAAAACACAATATGAAAACACATGGTTAACGAAAATTTTGATAAACGTATCGATTGATTTTATAAAGAAAAATAAAAAAATTGTATCAATAGATAAGGATTATATTGAAAACATAAGTGATTATAGTGAAGGCAATACTCATGCCAAAATAGTAATTAGAGAAGCTCTAGAAAAATTAAATGAAAAACAAAAAACGGTAATCATATTAAGATATTTTGAAGATATGAAGCTAGAGGAAATTGCAAGTATATTAGATTCACCAGTAAGTACGATAAAGTCCATACTTTATAGAGCATTAAATGAAATGAATCTTAGCTTAAAGGAGTAG
- a CDS encoding histidine phosphatase family protein, whose translation MKTVVYMVRHCDSPKLEADERSRGLTDKGKADVNRITELLKGEEIEVFVSSPYKRAILTIEELAQQNGKEIIVFEDLKERIFSNENNRISDDELFPLLEKSFSVPNFSLDGAESNVVCQDRAITTLKQLLDTYRGQKIAVGTHGLVMTLMMGYYDNHYDLDFLLNTTKPDVYKMEFNDQTCVGVKRLWKS comes from the coding sequence ATGAAAACAGTTGTATATATGGTTAGACATTGTGACTCTCCAAAATTAGAGGCAGATGAAAGATCAAGAGGATTAACGGATAAAGGTAAAGCAGATGTAAATCGAATAACTGAATTATTGAAAGGAGAAGAGATCGAGGTTTTCGTTTCAAGTCCATACAAACGTGCGATCTTAACAATTGAAGAATTAGCTCAGCAAAATGGAAAAGAAATTATCGTGTTTGAAGATCTAAAAGAACGCATCTTTTCAAATGAAAATAATCGAATTTCCGATGATGAACTATTTCCCTTATTAGAGAAATCATTTTCTGTTCCGAATTTTTCACTTGATGGTGCAGAGTCTAATGTAGTATGTCAAGACAGAGCGATAACGACTTTGAAACAATTGTTAGATACGTATCGAGGACAAAAAATTGCTGTAGGTACACATGGCCTTGTAATGACTTTAATGATGGGGTATTACGATAATCATTATGATTTGGATTTTTTATTAAACACTACTAAGCCTGATGTTTATAAAATGGAATTCAATGATCAAACATGTGTTGGTGTTAAACGGCTATGGAAAAGTTGA
- a CDS encoding HIT family protein gives MTEDFYCDEVLSGKTQVEKVLETENVLAYYHSKPYWPVHIVAIPKKHISSLITLSENDNELLLELLDVIKQVAEKVTEQYGASRVLTNLGNYQDSKHLHWHIVYGEPLR, from the coding sequence ATGACTGAAGATTTTTATTGTGATGAAGTGTTAAGTGGAAAAACACAAGTAGAAAAAGTATTAGAAACAGAAAATGTATTAGCCTATTACCATTCAAAACCTTATTGGCCTGTTCATATTGTAGCAATTCCAAAAAAACATATATCTTCTTTAATAACATTATCTGAAAACGACAACGAGTTATTACTGGAATTGCTTGATGTCATCAAACAAGTTGCTGAAAAAGTTACCGAACAATACGGTGCTAGTAGAGTGTTAACCAATTTAGGAAATTACCAAGATTCCAAACACTTACATTGGCATATCGTTTATGGAGAACCATTAAGATAA
- a CDS encoding ArsR/SmtB family transcription factor: MEQQLVNTAQVLKLLGDKTRLAMVGLLLEDEFCVCEFVEIFQMSQPSISQHLRKLKDSGLIQEKRKKQWVIYSLNNQSEHYAMVKDILKYLPNQAEKVAELEKRGLRISCD; the protein is encoded by the coding sequence ATGGAGCAGCAGTTAGTGAACACAGCTCAAGTATTAAAGCTACTTGGAGATAAAACGAGACTTGCAATGGTTGGATTACTTCTTGAGGATGAATTCTGTGTATGTGAATTTGTTGAGATTTTTCAAATGAGTCAGCCATCAATTAGTCAGCATCTTCGTAAGCTGAAAGACAGTGGATTGATTCAAGAGAAACGAAAGAAACAATGGGTTATATACTCTTTAAATAATCAAAGTGAACATTATGCAATGGTTAAGGATATATTGAAATATCTTCCTAATCAAGCTGAGAAAGTTGCAGAGCTTGAGAAGAGAGGATTACGCATTTCATGTGATTAA
- a CDS encoding spore germination protein codes for MPSIICGPININSISGIVNFGDSLNTSPKTSSKVISGSGGGNTGNFVNTNNGISLSNNFDPDVVDQPTIGNV; via the coding sequence ATGCCTTCAATTATCTGTGGACCCATAAATATTAACAGTATCAGTGGAATAGTTAATTTTGGTGATTCATTGAACACTTCTCCTAAGACCAGTTCAAAAGTTATTTCGGGTTCAGGAGGAGGAAATACTGGTAACTTTGTAAACACGAACAATGGTATTAGCTTGTCAAACAATTTTGATCCAGATGTCGTCGATCAGCCTACAATTGGTAACGTATAA
- a CDS encoding ASCH domain-containing protein, whose translation MNNKSIIDLWKKYKSINSNAPTDYEAWAFGNTKEMADELANLVLEGKKTATSSNYTLYEIDKDPLPEIGLHNIILDGDGNAVAIVETIAVEVVLFDEVTEEHAHLEGEGDRSLRYWRDVHEAFFKRELEAVDIQFHDKIPVVCERFQLVYKKQFD comes from the coding sequence ATGAATAATAAATCTATTATTGACTTATGGAAAAAGTATAAATCGATAAATTCAAATGCCCCAACAGACTATGAAGCATGGGCATTTGGTAATACAAAAGAAATGGCAGATGAACTTGCTAATTTAGTATTAGAAGGAAAGAAAACGGCAACATCATCGAATTACACGTTATATGAGATCGATAAAGATCCTCTACCAGAAATCGGATTACATAATATTATTTTAGACGGAGATGGAAATGCTGTTGCGATTGTTGAAACAATTGCAGTAGAAGTAGTCCTTTTTGATGAAGTTACGGAAGAACATGCACATTTGGAAGGAGAAGGAGATCGTTCATTAAGATATTGGCGTGATGTTCATGAAGCATTTTTCAAAAGAGAACTTGAAGCTGTTGATATACAGTTCCATGATAAAATACCAGTTGTTTGTGAAAGATTTCAACTTGTGTATAAGAAACAGTTTGACTAA
- a CDS encoding permease → MIKILRSSIIDFTGLIIIGLTLLLFSFSTSFNGALTFPPSVLDLNTIFLSILIEALPFILIGVLIAGMIQIFVTEEHIQKWIPKNKVMAVIMSCVVGALFPACECGIVPIVRRLISKGVPIYAAIGFMLTGPLINPIVIASTYMAFGNNIKMAGLRMGLGFLIAILVALTISFVVKGNQLKTSISIKSTHSHLHIQEKSFMSLFWSMLIHSIDEFFDMAKFLIIGAFLAAFVQTYIPAKTLLETGSGPVSSLLVMMGLAYVLSLCSEADAFIGASFSSIFPTPSILGFLIFGPMIDLKNTLMMLSVFRYKFVMGLLALVISTVFITIMLLQSFL, encoded by the coding sequence ATGATAAAGATATTACGGAGTAGTATTATAGATTTTACAGGTTTAATTATTATTGGTTTAACTCTTTTGCTTTTTTCGTTTAGTACAAGCTTTAATGGTGCCTTAACTTTCCCTCCTTCTGTTTTAGATTTGAATACAATTTTTCTAAGTATTTTAATAGAAGCTCTTCCTTTTATTTTAATAGGAGTATTAATTGCTGGAATGATTCAAATCTTTGTAACCGAAGAACATATTCAAAAGTGGATTCCTAAAAATAAAGTAATGGCAGTTATTATGAGTTGTGTTGTTGGAGCACTTTTTCCTGCTTGTGAATGTGGCATTGTTCCAATTGTTCGCAGACTTATTTCAAAAGGTGTACCAATTTATGCAGCTATCGGTTTTATGTTAACGGGCCCACTAATTAACCCAATTGTCATTGCCTCTACTTACATGGCATTTGGAAACAATATTAAGATGGCTGGACTACGTATGGGGTTAGGTTTCTTAATTGCTATTCTCGTTGCTTTGACAATAAGCTTTGTTGTTAAAGGTAACCAATTAAAAACATCAATAAGTATTAAAAGTACTCATTCACACTTACATATACAAGAAAAATCTTTTATGAGCCTATTCTGGTCAATGTTAATTCATTCTATTGATGAGTTTTTTGATATGGCAAAATTTCTTATTATCGGTGCTTTCTTAGCGGCGTTTGTACAAACCTACATACCTGCAAAAACATTATTGGAAACAGGTAGTGGTCCCGTTTCCTCTTTACTCGTTATGATGGGATTAGCATATGTTCTATCATTATGTTCTGAGGCCGATGCCTTTATTGGTGCTTCCTTTAGCAGTATTTTTCCTACTCCGTCGATTTTAGGCTTCTTAATTTTCGGACCGATGATCGACTTGAAAAATACGTTAATGATGTTAAGTGTTTTCCGATATAAGTTTGTGATGGGCTTGCTTGCATTGGTCATATCAACAGTTTTTATTACGATTATGCTTTTACAAAGCTTTCTATAA
- a CDS encoding GNAT family N-acetyltransferase encodes MAVGWTEITNDNVEYLEKVFKLYDQTFPKEVRESHETFYKSIQYSQNSFPNTFRFLVGIENEQVVSFATGHYLAGVNSGFIVYIVTNPLIRSHGLGAKTLNQLEELLNEDAKRAGYESINSIILETETIEMVHTEQEKEDCVKRNNFFNRNGYKRLNVKYMQPPLHNDEHSIPLNLFVKNRNGKEINKKTINDSIFAIYNEKYNSVNQIDKTILNNCLVEMGIRNLD; translated from the coding sequence ATGGCGGTTGGATGGACAGAAATTACAAATGATAACGTGGAATATTTAGAAAAAGTATTCAAACTATATGATCAAACTTTCCCGAAGGAAGTAAGAGAATCACACGAAACCTTTTACAAAAGCATACAGTATTCACAAAATAGCTTTCCAAATACGTTTCGCTTTTTAGTAGGAATCGAAAATGAACAAGTTGTTTCTTTTGCAACAGGTCATTATTTAGCAGGTGTTAATAGTGGATTTATCGTTTATATCGTTACAAACCCATTAATAAGAAGCCATGGACTTGGAGCAAAGACATTAAACCAACTCGAAGAATTATTAAATGAAGATGCTAAGAGAGCAGGTTATGAATCTATTAATTCAATTATTCTAGAAACAGAAACGATCGAAATGGTGCACACTGAACAAGAGAAAGAAGATTGTGTAAAACGAAATAATTTCTTCAACAGAAATGGATATAAGCGTTTGAATGTTAAGTACATGCAACCTCCATTACATAATGATGAACACTCAATTCCACTCAATTTATTTGTGAAAAATCGAAATGGCAAAGAAATAAACAAAAAAACGATTAATGACTCAATATTCGCTATTTATAATGAAAAATATAATTCTGTTAATCAAATCGACAAAACAATTCTTAATAATTGCTTAGTTGAAATGGGGATTCGAAACTTAGATTAG
- a CDS encoding VOC family protein — MKSVRRIDSVFVPVTDISSAEEWYMSIFPFKVVYRSIDEQYVGFRFDEEGEIKTALTLYKVDEMPERNHIPFNFYCEDIDGYYTFVTERGVKVNEIQGGDGMRFFDLFDPDGNQLGVVTF; from the coding sequence GTGAAATCAGTTAGAAGAATTGATAGCGTTTTTGTCCCTGTTACTGATATTAGTAGTGCTGAAGAATGGTATATGAGCATATTTCCTTTTAAAGTGGTATATCGTAGCATTGACGAACAATATGTAGGTTTTCGATTTGATGAAGAAGGTGAAATAAAAACAGCATTAACTTTGTACAAAGTTGATGAAATGCCAGAAAGAAATCATATTCCATTCAATTTTTACTGTGAAGATATCGATGGTTATTATACATTTGTAACCGAACGTGGAGTTAAAGTGAATGAAATTCAAGGTGGAGACGGGATGAGATTTTTTGATTTATTTGATCCTGATGGCAACCAACTTGGTGTTGTTACATTTTAA
- the arsA gene encoding arsenical pump-driving ATPase: MFQSFQPENVVNTPFLFLTGKGGVGKTSIACATAVALADSGNRVLLISTDPASNLQDVFCIELTNSPKPIPNVKNLYASNLDPVAAAHSYREKVVGPYREKLPESVISSMEEQLSGACTVEIAAFDEFTSLLTNNEFTSQYEHIIFDTAPTGHTLRLLQLPTAWTGFLDESTHGASCLGPLSGLAEKKDLYSQTVDVLSDPMQTTLILVTRPDISALFEANRAANELQEIGVRNQLVIVNGLLENYLKEDEVSLAFFERQRKALQLIPDTLKQSDIYSLPFVSHSLTGVDNLRQLFRQHAVPSQELVHVDNDKMPTLNDIVDDFSVNDTRLIFTMGKGGVGKTTIASAIAVGLVEKGHRVHLTTTDPAAHLDYQFQNVHLNENLTISNINPKEEVEKYKAEVLANANEALDVEGLAYLQEDLNSPCTEEIAVFRAFADVVAKSSDEIVVIDTAPTGHTLLLLDAAQSYSKEIARSTGEVPESVTKLLPQIRDPKQTSVVIVTLAEPTPVLESSRLQADLKRANINPKWWIINQSLSATNTMDPVLRGKAASEKKWIYEVNEKIADKCAIIPWLNEEKVGYDKLKDYMK; the protein is encoded by the coding sequence ATGTTTCAATCATTTCAGCCAGAAAATGTCGTGAATACACCCTTCCTATTCTTAACTGGAAAAGGTGGAGTAGGAAAAACATCAATAGCATGTGCTACAGCTGTAGCATTGGCTGATAGTGGGAATCGTGTACTATTGATTAGCACTGACCCAGCATCAAACTTACAAGATGTATTCTGTATTGAATTAACTAATTCACCAAAACCTATCCCAAATGTTAAGAATTTATATGCTAGTAATTTAGACCCTGTGGCAGCTGCACATAGTTATCGAGAAAAGGTAGTAGGTCCGTATCGTGAAAAGCTTCCTGAATCTGTTATTTCTTCTATGGAAGAACAATTATCAGGTGCGTGTACAGTTGAAATTGCTGCATTTGATGAGTTCACGAGTTTATTGACAAACAATGAATTTACTAGTCAATATGAGCATATCATTTTTGATACTGCTCCAACTGGCCATACATTAAGACTTTTACAATTACCTACAGCCTGGACCGGTTTTTTAGATGAGAGTACTCATGGAGCTTCATGTTTAGGTCCTCTGTCTGGCTTAGCAGAAAAGAAAGATCTGTATTCACAAACTGTAGATGTACTGTCTGACCCTATGCAAACAACTTTAATATTGGTTACAAGGCCTGACATCTCAGCTCTATTTGAAGCCAATCGAGCAGCAAATGAACTACAAGAAATTGGCGTAAGAAACCAACTTGTAATCGTTAACGGACTACTTGAGAACTATTTGAAAGAAGACGAAGTTTCATTAGCTTTTTTTGAGAGACAAAGGAAAGCATTGCAACTAATTCCTGATACTCTCAAGCAATCAGATATTTATTCATTACCTTTTGTTTCTCACTCATTAACAGGAGTAGATAACTTAAGACAATTATTCAGACAGCATGCAGTTCCTTCACAAGAATTAGTTCATGTTGATAATGATAAAATGCCAACATTAAATGATATCGTTGATGATTTCTCTGTCAATGATACAAGATTGATTTTTACGATGGGAAAGGGAGGCGTAGGGAAAACGACAATTGCTTCTGCAATTGCAGTTGGTTTAGTTGAAAAGGGACATCGCGTTCACTTAACAACAACAGATCCTGCCGCTCATCTCGATTATCAATTTCAAAACGTTCATCTAAATGAAAATTTGACAATAAGTAATATTAATCCGAAAGAAGAAGTAGAAAAATATAAGGCTGAAGTATTAGCAAATGCAAATGAGGCATTAGACGTAGAGGGTTTGGCATATTTACAGGAAGATTTGAATTCACCGTGCACAGAAGAAATTGCAGTTTTTCGAGCTTTTGCTGATGTAGTAGCAAAATCAAGTGATGAAATTGTCGTAATTGATACGGCTCCAACAGGTCATACACTATTGTTGTTAGATGCTGCACAATCATACAGCAAAGAAATTGCCCGTTCAACAGGTGAAGTACCTGAGAGTGTAACAAAACTACTACCTCAAATTAGAGATCCAAAACAAACTTCAGTTGTTATTGTAACGTTAGCAGAACCTACACCAGTACTGGAATCCTCCAGATTACAAGCAGATTTGAAGCGGGCAAATATAAATCCCAAATGGTGGATTATTAATCAGAGTTTATCTGCTACCAATACGATGGATCCTGTACTAAGAGGGAAAGCTGCTTCAGAAAAGAAATGGATTTATGAAGTGAATGAAAAAATTGCTGATAAATGTGCAATTATTCCATGGTTAAACGAAGAAAAGGTAGGCTATGACAAGCTGAAAGATTATATGAAGTAG
- a CDS encoding histidine phosphatase family protein, whose amino-acid sequence MIILKKIYIIRHCEAEGQHSEAQLTEKGFAQSLQLSDFFSSTPIDQIISSPYKRAIQSVQPLAKRLHIEIDFNNLLTERVLSTNNLTDWLEKLKATYDDLELKFEGGESSQEAMERIVTVVEEVFNSEYENIIIVTHGNIMSLLLKYYNDNFGFDEWKNLSNPDIYLLQNQDNNVSFERLWNQ is encoded by the coding sequence GTGATTATATTGAAAAAAATATATATCATCAGGCATTGTGAAGCTGAAGGACAACATTCTGAAGCTCAACTTACTGAGAAAGGGTTTGCACAATCATTACAACTTTCTGATTTCTTCTCTTCTACTCCAATCGATCAAATTATATCAAGTCCCTATAAACGTGCTATTCAATCCGTCCAACCACTTGCAAAGCGACTACATATTGAAATAGATTTTAACAATCTACTAACAGAACGTGTCCTAAGCACAAACAACCTTACTGACTGGTTAGAAAAACTTAAAGCAACGTATGATGATCTGGAATTAAAATTTGAAGGTGGAGAATCTAGTCAAGAAGCTATGGAGCGAATAGTGACAGTTGTAGAAGAAGTATTTAATAGTGAATATGAAAATATAATCATTGTTACTCACGGAAATATAATGTCCTTACTTTTAAAATATTATAATGATAATTTTGGATTTGATGAATGGAAGAATTTAAGTAACCCTGATATTTACTTATTACAAAATCAAGATAACAATGTTTCTTTTGAAAGGTTATGGAATCAATAA